From a region of the Streptomyces venezuelae genome:
- the dnaN gene encoding DNA polymerase III subunit beta yields MKIRVERDVLAEAVAWAARSLPARPPVPVLAGLLLKAEEGTLSLSGFDYEVSARVSVEADVEEDGTVLVSGRLLADICRALPNRPVEISTDGVRATVVCGSSRFTLHTLPVEEYPALPQMPTATGTVAGEVFASAAKQVATAAGRDDTLPVLTGVRIEIEGDRVTLASTDRYRFAVREFLWKPENPDASAVALVPAKTLQEIANSLTSGDTVTLALSGSGAGEGLIGFEGAGRRTTTRLLEGDLPKYRTLFPTEFNSVAVIETAPFVEAVKRVALVAERNTPVRLSFEQGVLILEAGSSDDAQAVERVDAQLDGDDISIAFNPTFLLDGLSAIASPVAQLSFTTSTKPALLSGRPAVDAEADEAYKYLIMPVRLSG; encoded by the coding sequence GTGAAGATCCGGGTGGAGCGCGACGTACTCGCGGAGGCGGTGGCTTGGGCCGCCCGTAGCCTCCCGGCCCGGCCGCCGGTGCCCGTTCTCGCGGGGCTGCTGCTGAAGGCCGAGGAGGGCACCCTGAGCCTCTCCGGCTTCGACTACGAGGTCTCGGCCCGGGTGTCCGTCGAGGCGGACGTCGAGGAGGACGGCACCGTCCTGGTCTCCGGCCGGCTGCTGGCGGACATCTGCCGCGCCCTCCCCAACCGCCCGGTGGAGATTTCCACAGACGGTGTACGGGCGACCGTGGTCTGCGGCTCCTCGCGCTTCACCCTCCACACCCTGCCTGTGGAGGAGTACCCGGCGCTGCCGCAGATGCCGACCGCGACCGGCACCGTCGCCGGCGAGGTCTTCGCCTCCGCCGCCAAGCAGGTGGCCACCGCCGCCGGCCGCGACGACACGCTGCCGGTGCTGACCGGTGTGCGCATCGAGATCGAGGGCGACCGCGTCACCCTGGCCTCCACCGACCGCTACCGCTTCGCGGTCCGCGAGTTCCTGTGGAAGCCGGAGAACCCGGACGCGTCCGCCGTGGCCCTGGTGCCCGCCAAGACGCTCCAGGAGATCGCCAACTCGCTGACCAGCGGTGACACCGTCACCCTGGCGCTGTCCGGCTCCGGTGCGGGCGAGGGCCTGATCGGTTTCGAGGGCGCCGGCCGCCGCACCACCACCCGGCTGCTCGAAGGCGACCTGCCCAAGTACCGGACGCTCTTCCCGACGGAGTTCAACTCCGTCGCCGTGATCGAGACCGCGCCCTTCGTCGAGGCCGTCAAGCGCGTGGCCCTGGTGGCCGAGCGCAACACCCCGGTCCGCCTGAGCTTCGAGCAGGGCGTGCTGATCCTGGAGGCCGGTTCCTCCGACGACGCACAGGCTGTGGAAAGGGTCGACGCGCAGCTCGACGGTGACGACATCTCGATCGCCTTCAACCCGACCTTCCTGCTGGACGGCCTGAGCGCGATCGCGTCCCCGGTGGCCCAGCTCAGCTTCACCACCTCGACCAAGCCCGCGCTGCTCAGCGGCCGCCCGGCGGTCGACGCGGAGGCCGACGAGGCCTACAAGTACCTGATCATGCCGGTCCGGCTGTCCGGCTGA
- the gnd gene encoding phosphogluconate dehydrogenase (NAD(+)-dependent, decarboxylating), with protein MELGLVGLGKMGGNMRERIRRAGHTVIGYDRNPDLADVHSLQELVDSLQAPRVVWVMVPAGAATQSTVDELAELLSPGDIVVDGGNSRWTDDEKHAEELKAKGIGFVDCGVSGGVWGLENGYALMYGGAAEDVARVQPVFDALKPEGDFGAVHAGKVGAGHFAKMVHNGIEYAMMQAYAEGWELLEKVDSVTDVREVFRSWQEGTVIRSWLLDLAVNALDEDEHLEQLRGFAQDSGEGRWTVEAAIDNAVPLPAITASLFARFASRQDDSPQMKMIAALRNQFGGHAVEKK; from the coding sequence ATGGAGCTTGGTCTCGTCGGTCTCGGCAAGATGGGCGGCAACATGCGCGAGCGCATCCGCCGCGCCGGCCACACCGTCATCGGATACGACCGCAACCCGGACCTCGCGGATGTCCACAGCCTGCAGGAGCTTGTGGACAGCCTGCAGGCCCCCCGCGTCGTGTGGGTCATGGTCCCGGCCGGTGCGGCCACGCAGTCCACGGTCGACGAGCTCGCCGAGCTGCTGTCGCCCGGTGACATCGTGGTCGACGGCGGCAACTCCCGCTGGACCGACGACGAGAAGCACGCCGAGGAGCTGAAGGCCAAGGGCATCGGATTCGTCGACTGCGGTGTCTCCGGCGGCGTGTGGGGCCTGGAGAACGGCTACGCGCTCATGTACGGCGGTGCCGCCGAGGACGTGGCCCGCGTACAGCCGGTCTTCGACGCCCTCAAGCCGGAGGGTGACTTCGGTGCCGTGCACGCGGGCAAGGTCGGCGCGGGCCACTTCGCCAAGATGGTCCACAACGGCATCGAGTACGCCATGATGCAGGCCTACGCCGAGGGCTGGGAGCTCCTGGAGAAGGTGGACTCGGTCACCGACGTCCGCGAGGTCTTCCGCTCCTGGCAGGAAGGCACCGTCATCCGCTCCTGGCTGCTGGACCTGGCCGTGAACGCCCTCGACGAGGACGAGCACCTGGAGCAGCTGCGCGGCTTTGCCCAGGACTCCGGCGAGGGACGCTGGACGGTGGAGGCGGCGATCGACAACGCCGTGCCGCTGCCCGCGATCACGGCGTCGCTCTTCGCCCGTTTCGCCTCGCGGCAGGACGACTCCCCGCAGATGAAGATGATCGCCGCGCTGCGCAACCAGTTCGGCGGCCACGCGGTCGAGAAGAAGTAG
- the recF gene encoding DNA replication/repair protein RecF (All proteins in this family for which functions are known are DNA-binding proteins that assist the filamentation of RecA onto DNA for the initiation of recombination or recombinational repair.), which translates to MHVSHLSLADFRSYARAEVPLDPGVTAFVGPNGQGKTNLVEAIGYLATLGSHRVSADAPLVRMGADRAVIRAAVTQGERQQLVELELNPGRANRARINRSSQVRPRDVLGIIRTVLFAPEDLALVKGDPGERRRFLDELVTARSPRMAAVRSDYERVLKQRNTLLKSAAMARRHGGRSLDLSTLDVWDQHLARAGAELLAQRLDLIATLLPLADKAYEQLAPGGGPLGLAYRSSAGEQVDSGAARTREALYEVLLAALAGVRKQEIERGVTLVGPHRDDVVLRLGELPAKGYASHGESWSYALALRLASYELLRSEGSEPVLILDDVFAELDARRRERLAELVAPGEQVLVTAAVDDDVPGVLVGTRFAVSGGEVTRL; encoded by the coding sequence ATGCACGTTTCGCATCTCTCATTGGCCGACTTCCGCTCGTACGCCCGGGCCGAGGTTCCCCTCGACCCGGGCGTCACCGCTTTCGTGGGCCCCAACGGCCAGGGCAAGACCAACCTCGTAGAGGCGATCGGCTACCTCGCGACCCTGGGCAGCCACCGGGTCTCCGCGGACGCCCCGCTCGTGCGGATGGGCGCGGACCGGGCGGTCATCCGCGCGGCCGTCACCCAGGGCGAGCGGCAGCAGCTGGTGGAGCTGGAGCTCAATCCCGGCCGGGCGAACCGGGCCCGGATCAACCGTTCCTCGCAGGTCAGGCCGCGGGACGTGCTGGGGATCATACGGACGGTGCTGTTCGCACCGGAGGACCTGGCCCTGGTCAAGGGCGACCCGGGGGAGCGACGGCGTTTCCTGGACGAACTGGTCACGGCCCGCTCGCCCCGGATGGCTGCGGTCCGCTCCGACTACGAGCGGGTGCTCAAGCAGCGCAACACCCTGCTGAAGTCGGCGGCGATGGCCCGTCGGCACGGCGGCCGCTCCCTGGACCTCTCCACCCTCGACGTGTGGGACCAGCACCTCGCGCGCGCCGGGGCGGAGCTCCTCGCGCAGCGCCTCGACCTGATCGCGACCCTGCTGCCGCTGGCGGACAAGGCCTACGAGCAGCTCGCGCCCGGCGGCGGCCCGCTGGGCCTGGCGTACAGGTCCTCGGCCGGCGAGCAGGTGGACAGCGGCGCGGCGCGCACCCGCGAGGCCCTCTACGAGGTGCTGCTGGCCGCGCTGGCCGGGGTGCGCAAGCAGGAGATCGAGCGCGGCGTGACCCTGGTGGGCCCGCACCGCGACGACGTGGTGCTGCGGCTGGGCGAGCTGCCCGCGAAGGGGTACGCGAGCCACGGGGAGTCGTGGTCGTACGCGCTGGCGCTGCGGCTGGCCTCCTACGAGCTGCTGCGCTCCGAGGGCAGCGAGCCGGTGCTGATCCTGGACGACGTGTTCGCCGAGCTGGACGCGCGGCGCCGGGAGCGGCTGGCGGAGCTGGTGGCCCCGGGTGAGCAGGTACTGGTGACGGCGGCGGTCGACGACGACGTCCCGGGGGTGCTGGTGGGAACGCGGTTCGCGGTGTCCGGCGGCGAGGTGACCCGGCTGTGA
- a CDS encoding DUF721 domain-containing protein, which produces MNEHAKDPREGRRTPEASGVDLARQALAAAREQARARGNAAVGKKRQQQPGLRSGARADGRDPMPLMAALDRLRTERGWEMPMAVAGVMERWPEIVGPEIAAHCEPERYEDRELVVRCDSSAWAAQLKLLAPQLVARLNADLGQGTVRLIKVQGPGGRPKGYGPWRAPGSKGPGDTYG; this is translated from the coding sequence GTGAACGAGCACGCCAAGGACCCGCGGGAGGGCCGCAGGACCCCGGAGGCCTCCGGGGTGGACCTCGCGCGCCAGGCCCTCGCGGCGGCGCGGGAGCAGGCGCGCGCCCGGGGCAACGCGGCCGTCGGGAAGAAGCGCCAGCAGCAGCCGGGGCTGCGCTCGGGAGCCCGTGCGGACGGCCGGGACCCGATGCCGCTCATGGCGGCGCTGGACCGGCTGCGTACCGAACGCGGCTGGGAGATGCCGATGGCGGTGGCGGGCGTGATGGAGCGCTGGCCGGAGATCGTCGGGCCCGAGATCGCGGCCCACTGTGAACCGGAACGCTACGAGGACCGTGAACTCGTCGTGCGGTGCGATTCCTCGGCGTGGGCGGCGCAGCTGAAGCTGCTGGCCCCGCAGCTGGTCGCCCGGCTCAACGCGGACCTGGGGCAGGGCACCGTACGCCTGATCAAGGTGCAGGGACCCGGCGGACGGCCGAAGGGCTACGGGCCGTGGCGGGCGCCGGGCAGCAAGGGCCCGGGCGACACCTACGGCTGA